In Paludibaculum fermentans, the genomic stretch AGGCGCACGAGGTGATCGGCGTGCTGGCCCCGTCGTTCCAGTTTCTGGATCGCAAAGTGTCGATGCTGGCGCCGCTGCGATTCCGGCGCTCCGAGGTCCAGCTGATCAGCTTCTGTTGCCAGGGGATCGCGCGGATGAAGCCGGGGATCACTGTGGAGCAGGCGAATGCGGACGTCTCGCGCATGCTGCCGATGGCCGCCAGGAAGTTCGTGGTGAACCCGGGTTTCAGTTCGAATGCCTTTGCGGAGGCGCGCTTCGCGCCGCGGCTGCGGTCGCTGAAGGAATACCTGGTGGGCGACCTCGGGAGCACGCTGTGGGTGTTGATGGGGACGGTGGGGCTGGTGCTGGTGATCGCGTGCGCGAACGTGGCGAACCTGATGCTGGTGCGGGCAGAAGGGCGGCGGCCGGAACTGGCGGTGCGCGTGGCGTTGGGGGCTCCGCGGGCCCGGATTGCGCGGGAGTTGCTGCTGGAGAGTGTGCTGCTGGGGGTGGGCGGGGGCGTGGCTGGTTGGGGTTTTGCCGCGGCGGCGCTGCGGGCGCTGCTGGCCCTGGAATGGGTGCATGTGCCGCGAGTCCAGGAGATCGGCATGGACCCGCGGGTGCTGCTGTTCACGGTGTGCGTGTCGCTGGTGGCGAGTGTGGTGTTCGGGCTGATTCCGGTCTTCAAGTATGTGCGGCCGGAGGGCGTGCATGACCTGCGGGCGGGCAGCCGGTCAGTGACTGGCAACCGGGAGCGGCAGCGGACGCGGAGCGCGCTGGTGGCGGTGCAGGTGGCGTTGGCGCTGGTGCTGCTGGTGGGGTCGGGGCTGATGATCCGCACGTTCCAGGCATTGCTGCACGTGGACCCGGGGTTTTCGGGCGCGGAGCACCTGGAGACGGTGCGGGTGAGCATTCCGGGATCCCTGGTGGAGTCACCGGAGCGGGTGGCGCGCATGGAGGAAGAGATTCTGCGCCGGATGTCGGAAGTGGGCGGAGTGGAGCGCGTGGGCGCAATCGATTCGCTGCCGCTGGAGGGCGGCTCGAACGATCCGGTGTATGCGCAGGACCGGCCTTCGCAGGACGGGCGGATTCCGGTGGTGCGGCGGTTCAAGTATGTTTCGCCGGGGTACTTCGCGGCGGCGGGCAGCCGGATGATTGCGGGGCGCGACCTGACGTGGGCGGAAGTGTACCAGCGGGCTCCGGTGGCGTTGGTGTCCGAGAACCTGGCGCGGGCGTTCTGGAGCGAGCCGCGAGCGGCGCTTGGGAAGAGGATCCGGCCGACGTTGAAGGACGACTGGCGCGAGGTGATTGGGGTGGTGGCGGATGTGCACGACGACGGGATTGAGCAGCCGGCTCCGACTACGGCGTACTGGCCGCTGTTGAGCAGGAACTTCGAGTCCCAGGCTGAGTTTGAGGTGCGGAGCCTGACATATGTGATCAGGACGACGAGAGCGGGGACTCAGGCTTTGCGGGAGGAGATCCAGCAGGCGGTTTCGAAGGTGAATGCGAGTCTGCCGGCGGCGGATGGGAAGACATTGGGGTCAGTGTATGAGCAGTCGCTGGCCCGCAGTTCGCTGGCGCTGCTGCTGCTGGTGATCGCGGGGAGCATGGCGCTGCTGCTGGGCGCGGTGGGGCTGTATGCGGTGATCTCGTACTCTGTGTCGCAACGGACGAAGGAGATTGGCATCCGGCTGGCGCTGGGGGCGGTGCCGCGTGTGGTGGCAGGGCAGTTTGTGCGGCATGGGTTGCGGATGGCAGCTTTCGGGGCGTTGGGCGGGCTGGCGGCGGCACTGGGATTGTCGCGGCTGATGCGGTCGATGCTGTATGCGGTTAGTCCGGCGGATCCGGTGACGTATGGGGTGGCGTTGGTGGTGCTGACGCTCGCGGCGGTGGCGGGGAGTTACCTGCCGGCGCGGAGGGCGGCGCGGGTGGATCCGGTGAAGGCGTTGCGTGCGGAGTAGGAGTGGGGGCAGCCAAGCGGAAGGGCTCTGTCACTGGTGGTGGAGGAGCACGACTGGCTGAGAGGTGTAGTGGTGGGTGCCCGCTTGCTGGCGCGCGCGGCTCTATTCGCGGGTCCGGGCTCGAAGGCGGCGCACCGGCCAGACAGCGGCTGCGTCACTTCGGACGGGACGGGCCCCTTCTCCGAATACCTCACTCTCGACTCACGGCGCCATATGATCGCGTTATTTGACATCCCTGTTCGACATTGATTGTCACGTACCTCTCCCCGGGCTGGTCCCAGGGACTCGCGAGACTGAGGCTCTTCGTACAGACGAGCTTGCCGGTTGCCAGCACCAGGAGAACATGATCACCGGGTGTAGCCACTACGATATCGGCGACCCCGTCCCTGCCGACTTTCGCCACTGCGACCTCGTTGAGGAAGGTGCCGACCAGCTTCACCCACAATGACCCAGAGGTATCGAAGGCCCCTTCTATTCGGACCTGAAGGCGGGGGCCACCGTCTTGATAATGCATGATATGCCGGTGAGAGGAAATGACAAGAAACTCCGACCTGTGCTGGACCCGTACGCTCGAAGCAACCCCATTTGTGATCGAACGAACACCCTTCGGAACGTCGCAGGTTAGATAAGCCAGATATGGCCCGAAAGGGACGGCCTTCCCAACGAGACCATTAAAGAGAGATCGACGTTCGACATTCCGGTGTTGGGGGGCGCCCTGGAAGAGGAAGCTCGCTACCTTGCAGTTGTCGAGCTTCTCGCCATAGGGTCCCACCGGCATGAGAACGACTTCTTCGGCGGCGGAGGGGTCCGCGTCCCGGATCTGCGCGGCCACACTGACTGGTAAAACCATCAGAACACCCAGCAGGATCATGACTGCGGATCTTTGAAATCGTTGCGACATCTCTGAGTCAGCTCCTTGCTGATGTTCGACATATCTTGCTGAACGCCAGATGGACCGAATGAACTGGCCGGAAGGGCAGCCTCACTCAAACCCATTCTATTGAGGTGTGCTAACCCGTGCGCTACTGAGCCTGGCAAATCTGAAAAATGCGTTTGCCCGAAATTCTCCGATTCATAGTACACACTTATCGGTTGTGAAAGGCTCGGCTTGATTGACCGTCACCGACCCCGAAACCTCGCCGTACGGGTATACCCGGCCGTGCGTGCCGTCCGGGCACCCCAACCGGCCCGGCTTCACACCCGTCCACGCATTTTGAATCAGACGGCTTCCAAAATACACGCGCAGGCGGGCATCGCACAGAAACGACGGCCGGGCTGCCGTGCACATCGTGATCTGGGTCATGCGGCTGTGATGCCATATGAAGCCGTCACTGAGCCGGACGGCATCGTCCAGTCCGTGATGGTCGCGGTGGAGACTCGCCGGCTCCCTCATCGCTGGACAGTCCCGGCCCGGAATCCTTGTTCCCAATCTCAAGGTCCTCACCATTCCCGCCGATATCACGAGAGTGAGGATCGTCCTTTTTGCGCTGCTGCTGCCCCTGGCGGCGGAGGCGGCTACGGTTGGCGGGTTGCGCTTGGGCTCCGCGGCGAGCGAGTCATCGTGCGCGATCACGCGTCCGGCGGTTCGGTTTACGGCCGATTCAGAGCAGGCGTTCGTGCAGTTTGTGGCGCGCGGAGTGCGGGCGGGCGACCGGTTGCGGATCGAGTGGGTCACCCCGGGCGGCGCGGTTTCGTCGTCTGTTCCCTATGACACCCTGCCCACCACAGCCAACCTCTGCTTTCTCAGCGCTTTGCCGATTGGCGGATTCGAGCCGGCGACTCAACCGGGCAACTGGACGGTCCGGGTGGTTTTGAATGACGCCGTGGTGCAGCAGAGTCGTTTTGAGGTGCAGGGGAGCGCCACCAACCTGGCGGCGCGCGTGGTGCAGGTGACGGACAAGGAACTGGTGATCGACGCGACCGGCGCGACCTCCGACACCTCCATCAATATCGCCCGCTATTCGCCTTCCGGCGGGTGGCAGTACATCGCTCCACTGCTGGCCGAACACCAGGAGGGCAACCGGATCACGGCGCCGATTCCGAAGCTGGAGGCGGCGGAGTACCTGGTGATCCTGCGGAATCCGGATGGCAGCCAGAGTCCGCCCTCGCGGTTTGTGGTTTCGACGGGGGGCGGATATGCGATGCCCATCCTGGCGAATGAGCACTGGCGGATCTCCCAGCGGCCGTATGGGTCCTATTCCCATTGGGGCCGGAGCATTCACGCCTATGATATTGCCCCGATCGACGCGCGGTTTGTGACCGCCATGCGGGGCGGAATCGTCTCGGCCCACGACCTGGGCTTCGGCCAGACTCCGAACCTGCGGATCTTTGGTAACTACATTACGATTCAACACGATGACGGCGAGTTCTCACACTACGCGCACCTGAAGACGGGGACGTTCCGGGTACGCAGCGGGCAGCGCGTGGATGCGGGCGAGGTGCTGGCCGAGGTGGGGACCAGCGGGTATTCCTTCGGACGGCATGTCCATGTTCATGTGACGAAGTCAGCTTCGATCTCCTCCCAGAGCATTCCGTTCCGGTTCGAGGAGAAGTCCGCTGTTCTCACCAAGGCAATCACTCCGGGCCGGCCGCAGGTGGCCAAGGCGCCCCCAGCGCGCCCGCGCTGGAGCGGAGAGGTGGGGTTCTCGGAGTGGTGGACGCGGATTCTGGCGGTACCGCGCGGGGCCAAAGCGCTGGAGGTCAAACTGGGCTGGGAAGACCGGGGGGCCGACTTCGATTTGTATGTGGTGAGCCCGAGCGGCCAGACCTACCGGCCGGAATCGGAGGCGGTACGGATTGAGACTCCGGAACCGGGACCGTGGAGAGTGTCGGTTCAGGCCGTCCGTGGGGCAGGAAACAGCCTATCTTTTTGGGTGGAACCGTCCACCCGGTAACCCATTGCCAAAATAGGACTTGTTAGTCCGATATAGCCGTTTTGGGGCTGTCTGGAGCGCTGCCCCGCGCGGCTTTTCTTACTTCATATCAACGTATTAGCGGCATTCCTGAACGGATTGCCGTATACTGGGGGCAAGGTGACGCATGAAGACCTACGCTAAGTTTACTCTTCTCGTGGTTGCGATCGTTGGCACGTTGGCCTGGTTGGCGGCCAGTGGGATTAACGAATCGAAGACCTACTACAAAACGATCTCCGAATTGAAGCAACTGCCGGGCGGTGAGGCCACGAAGCGGGTCCGCGTTACCGGAGACGTTGTACCGGGTTCGATCAAGCGCGACGGGGAGCGAGTGCATTTCCAGATCGTGGAGAAGGGCCAGCCGCAGATCCTGAATGTGGTCTACACGGGCAAAGACCCGCTGCCCGATACGTTCCGCGACAATGCCCAGGCGATGGCCGACGGCAAGTTGCAGGCCGATGGCAGTTTCCAGGCCAGTTCCATCGCCGCCAAGTGTCCCTCTAAGTATGAGGCGGCTCCGGGCGGCAAACCGGCCGCGCAGCCGCTCAACGGCGCGAAGCCGCCGTCGATGTCGTAACACTCCGGTATAAGGGAGCAACACTTCATGGAGACTCTCGGCGCATTCGCCATCCTGCTGGCCTTCTGTCTCGCCATCTACGCGTTCTCCGCCTCTTTGGTCGGCTCGATCCGCAAAAAGGCATTTCTGGTCGTGAGTGGCGAGCGCGCCGTGTATGCCGTGTGGGTGCTGATGAGCACGGCGGCCGGCATCCTGGTGTACTCCCTGATGACCAGCGACTTCCGGCTGGCGTATGTCGCCGCGCGGTCGAACCGGGCGATGCCGCTGGTGTATAAGTTCGCGGCCTGGTGGGGCGGGCAGGAAGGCTCGCTGCTGCTGTGGTCGTGGCTGCTCTCCACCTTCTCCGTGATGGTGTTGTGGACGAACCGCCGCAAGTTCCGCGACATGATGCCCTATGTCATCGCGGTGCTGAGTTTCACCCAGATCTTCTTCTGCACCCTGAATGCCTTCATTGAGCCGCCCTTCCAGGTGCTGGCCGTGGGCAAGGGCGTGCAGGCCGTCGCGGACGGCAACGGACTGAACCCGCTGCTGCAGCATCCGGCGATGGCCATCCACCCGCCGATGCTGTACCTGGGCTACGTCGGCTTCATTGTTCCCTTCGCTTTTGCGTTCGCCTCGCTGGTGACGAAACAACCGGGTGAGGCGTGGATCGCCACGACGCGCCGGTGGTCGCTGATCACCTGGGCGTTCCAATCGACAGGCATCCTGCTGGGCGCCGGCTGGGCGTACGCGGTGCTGGGTTGGGGCGGCTACTGGGGTTGGGATCCGGTGGAAAACGCTTCGCTGCTGCCCTGGATCACGGCCACGGCCTTCCTGCATTCAGTAATGATGCAGGAGAAGAAGGGCATGATGAAGGTCTGGAACATGGTGCTGATCTCAGCCACCTTCTTCCTCTGTATCTTCGGCACGTTCCTCACGCGGTCGGGTGTAGTTTCCAGCGTGCACGCCTTCGCACAGAGTTCGTTGGGCTCCTGGTTCCTGGGCTTCCTGTCCATTGCCGTGGGTGTCACGACGTTCATGATCATCAAGCGGCTGGACTATTTGAAGTCCGAGGCGCACCTCGAGAGTGTGTTGAGCCGCGAATCCAGTTTCCTGTTCAACAACCTGATCCTGCTTGCGTCGAGCTTCGCAGTGCTGTGGGGCACGCTGTTCCCGGTGCTGACCGAGGCTGTGATGGGCGAGAAGATCACGGTGGGCGCGCCGTTCTTCAACAAGGTGAACATTCCGATCGGGCTGTTCCTGCTGTTGCTGACGGGCGTGGGTCCGCTGATCGCGTGGCGGCGCAGTTCCTTCGACAGCCTCAAGAGGGCATTCCGCTGGCCGACTGTCTTCTTCCTGGTCACCGTACTGGGGCTGGTAGCGACGGGTGTTCATCACATCTACGCGCTGATCAGCTTCGGGCTGTGCGCCTTCGTCACGGTCACCATCGTGATGGAGTTCTTCAAGGGGTCGCGTGCGATCTCCATCAAGAACCAGATGAACCTGCTGCGGGCAATGGTCGAGTTGACTCACCGGAACACGCGCCGCTACGGCGGGTATCTGGTGCACATGGGCATCGTGATCATGTTCATCGGCTTCACCGGCGCGGCCTTCAATAAGGACACGACGAAGGAAGTGAAGATCGGCGAACACATCCAGCTTGGGAATTACGACCTGCAGGTGAAGCAGGTGCTGGATGGCGACAATCCGAATTACTCGTGGCAGCGGGCTGTCATTGCCGTTACGAAGCACGGTGAATCGCTGGGCGAGCTGACTCCGGAGCGGCGGGTGTATGTGTCGAGCCAGCAGCCGACATCGCAGGTATCGATCCGCCGGCGGCTGAACGAAGACCTCTATTTGAATTTCGCGAGCATGAGCCAGACCGACCCGACGGCGGCGATCATCCAGGTGTACATCTTCCCCCTGGTGAGCTGCATCTGGGTTGGCTTCTACGTGCTGCTCTTTGGCACGCTGATCTGCCTGGTTCCGAGCAAGGTGAAGTACTCCTACGCTCGTACGGAAGTGGTTGGTGTTTATGCAAAACAAGCTCAACCTACGAAATAAGATCGTTCTTGGGTTGGCGTTAAGCGCCGCGCTGGTGCAGGGCACGGTACCCCTGACGAACGAGCGCGTGCGGCGGCTGGGCGATCAGATGCAGTGCAAGTGCGGATGCTATGCCAGCATCACGGGCTGCAACATGATCAACTGCCATTTTTCGGATCCAGTGCGGACCCAGTTGTTGAAGCTGATCGATGAGGGCAAGAGTGACGATGCCATCATCGCCGACATGGTCGCGGCCTACGGCAAGGACATCCTGCTGAAACCGCCGGCCGAGGGGTTCTACCTGCTGAGCTGGTTGATGCCCTTCGTATGGATCAGCGGCGGCCTGGGGGCCATTTATCTCGTTCTGCGCAGTTATCTCAGAAAGCGCCCGGCCGCCGAGGGTCCCGGGCAGATCGTTGTGGAGTCGGCTGACCTGGCCCGCTATCGCGATCGCATTGACAAGGATCTCTCGGACTTGGAATAAAGTGGTCCACGGCTCATGATTTTCGCCGCTTCTATCCTGCTAACAGTGGGTGTTCTCGCTTTCGTATTGTTCGTCCGTCCCCAAGACTTACCCGAACCCGAAGCCGCCTCGCCCATTCAACACCTGGAAGACCGCAAAGCTGTCATCTACGACAACCTGCGCGATCTGAACTTTGAATACCGGCTCGGGAAGCTTTCCGAGGCGGATTACGCCAAAACCAAGCTGACCCTGCAGAACGAACTCGCCGGCGTGCTGGCCGAGATCGACCGTGTGTTGAAGGGTATGAAGCCGGCTGCCGTGGCCGGTAAGCCGGCGAAGGCCGAGGCGGCTGTCCAGGCCGTCAAGGCCGCGGCGCCCGCGAAGGCGGAACCGGTCAAAACCGAGGAAGCACCACCACCGGCCGAACCTCTGGTCTGCCCGCACTGCGGCGCGCGGTTCGACAAGCCGATGAAGTTCTGCGGCGAATGCGGCAAATCGATGTCGGGGGCCGCCGAATGAAATCCGTCCTGTTCTTTCTCACTGCTCTTCCGCTGCTGGCCGCCATCGACGGAACTGTCGTCAACAAGACGACGGGCCAGCCGCAACCCGGCGTGACCGTCAGTCTCACGAAATTAGGCCAGAACGGCATGGAACCGGCGGGATCCGCCAAGTCCGGGGCCGATGGGAAGTTCTCGATCGAGGCTCCGGCCGGGTCAGTGCATCTGCTGCAGGCGACGTACCAGGGTGTCGCGTACAACATGCAGTTGCAGCCGAATGCGCCCACGACGGGCCTGCAGGTGCAGGTGTTCGACGCGCTGCCCAAGCTGAGCGCGATTGACATGTCGCAGCACATGATCCTGGTGGAGTCCGACGGCAAGGAACTGGTGGTCAACGAGACGGTGATCTTCCAGAACGACAGCCAGACGACGTGGTATGACCCGAAGGCGGGCACGCTGCATTTCACGGCGCCGCCGGAAGCCGGCAAGGACGTGAAGGCGCGAGTGATTGCGCCGGGCGGAATGCCGGTGGAGCGGGATCCGAAGCCGATGGGCGGCAAGGGCGAGTACGCTGTCGATTTCCCGGTGAAGCCGGGCGAGACCCGTTTCGACATCAGCTACAAGATGCCGATCAAGGAGCCGATGGTGCTCAGCGGCCGGATCCTGCACGATCCGGGCCCGGTGCGGCTGATCGTCCCCAAGGGGATCACGGTGGAAGGCGACGGCCTCGCTTCGCTGGGGAATGAACCGCGCAGCGGCGCGGCGATCTTTGACGTCAAGGGCAATACCTATGCGGTAAAGATCAGCGGCGCGGGGACGTTGCGGTCTTCGGAACCGGAGCCACAGGCCTCGGGCACGGCCCCGGAAGCGACGGCGCAGGAAGAGGACGGGCCGCGCATCCAGCAGATCATGCCTCCGGGCTATGAGCGCGAATGGAAATGGGCGCTGGGGCTGATTCTGGCCATCCTTGCTTTGAGCTTCGCGGCGCAGTATATGAAGTCGGCACCGGCCGATTCCTCCGGGGGCAAGCCGAAGGCATGAAGGCGCTGGCCGTCGAAGGAGTCTGGAAATTCTACGGCGACTACGCGGCCCTTCGTGAAGTCTCGTTCGATATCGAACCCGGGCAGTGCGTAGCCCTGCTGGGCCGCAACGGCGCGGGCAAGACGACTCTCATCCGGATCCTGGCCGGACTTTCGCGCCCCTCGCGCGGGGTCGTGAAGGTGTTCGACACCGACTTCCAGAACAGGACCACGCGGAACCGCATCGGGATTCTGGGCCACGGCATCGCCATCTACGACGAACTGTCGGCCTATGAGAACCTGCGGCTGTTCGCTTCGCTCTACGGCCTGGAGAAGCCGGATGCCGCGGCCAATCACTGGCTGGAGCGCACGGGCCTCGATCGCGTGAAGGATAGCCTGGTGCGTGAGTTTTCGCGCGGCATGAGGCAGCGGCTGGCGGTGGCGCGCGCGTTCCTGCACGACCCGCAGATGCTGCTGCTGGACGAACCGTTCACCGCGCTGGACGATCGCGCGATTGCGCTGCTGCAGAATCTGCTGCGCGATGCGTTGAAGGAAGGGCGGACAGTGCTGATGTCCACCCACCAGTTGCGCGAGGCGTTGGAACTGGCGACTCACGTGGTGCTGATCAATCGCGGAAAGCTGGCGCACCGCGGGCTGCGCACGCAGGAGATGCTGGACGATCCGGGCTATCTCTACCGCACGTATGGAGAGGCGTGATGCTGTTCCTGCGCCAGGTCTTCACCATCGCCGCCAAGGATCTGCGGAGTGAGCTGCGCACGAAAGAGGCCTTGAACGCCTCGCTGGCTTTCGCACTGGTGATCCTGCTGCTGTTCAGCTTTGCGTTCGATGCGAATCCTGAGATGATGCGCGAGATCTCGGGGGGCCTGCTGTGGCTGGTCTTTGCTTTCGCCGGCGCGCTGATCCTGAATCGAAGTTTCGCACGGGAACTCGTCAACGACTGCCTGGATGCCCTGATCTCCTCGCCCGTACCCGGCGCGGCGCTCTTTCTCGGGAAGGTGCTGGCCAACTACGTGTTGCTGCTGGGCATCGAGGTGGTCTGCCTGCCCATTTTCGGAGTGTTCTACAACGTGCGCTGGGCGCAGCAGCCGCTGTGGCTGGCGCTGGTTCTGGTTCTGGCCACGTGGGGTGTGTGCGTCGTGGGCACCATCTTCTCTGCGCTGACGGTAAACCTGCGACTGAGGGAACTGATGTTGCCCATGCTGGTGTATCCGATGCTGATTCCGTGCCTGATGGCGGCCATGATGCTGACCACTCCGCTGCTGGCCGGCCAGCCGATTCAGGGCGACATGTTTGCCTGGCTGCGTCTGCTGGTCGGCTTCGATATCATCTTTACTTCGCTGGCGGTTGTGCTCATCGACACCGTCCTGATTGGATAGCAGGAGAGCCATGAGAGAAAAGACTCTGTACGGCCTGGGGGCACTGGCTATCGCCTTGCTCACCCACAATATCTGGAAGATGCTGGTCAATCTCCCGGATGAGGCATTTCAAGGGGCGATCTTCCGCATCATCTTCTTCCATGTTCCGGCTGCGTTCACCTGCTTCACGTGCTTCCTGGTTTCCCTCATTGCGGGAATTTCGTACCTGAAGACGAGGGATTTGAAATGGGATGCGCTGGGTGTCTCGACCACCGAGGTGGGCCTGGCCTTCGGCGCCGCGAATCTGCTCACCGGCATGATCTGGGCGCGCATCATCTGGGGCATCTGGTGGACCTGGGACTGGCGTCTCACTTCCATGCTGATCTGCTGGCTGCTGTACGGCGGCTACCTGGTGTTGCGGCGCGCGATCGAGGAGCCCACGGAACGCGCCCGCCTTTCGGCCGTGATGTCCATCCTCAGCTTCTCCGTCGTCCCGTTCGTCTTCTTCTCCATCAAGTGGTTCCGAACGCAGCATCCGCAACCGGTGCTGTATGGAGACGGAAAGATGGACTCGGGCTACCGGTCGATGCTGTATGGCAACTGGGTTCCGATTCTGATGGTCGCCTTTGTGCTCGTCGCCGTCCGCATGATGCAGGAGC encodes the following:
- a CDS encoding ABC transporter permease, with translation MSLWRQLTRGLRALGRRRAVEQEIEAEVEHFLDEATQEHVRRGLSLEDARRAASVEMGSRTAVVEEVREYGWENRIEMLAGDVRYALRRLRGNPGFTVVSVLMLALGIGASATIFSVIDGVLLKPLPYPEAERLVALRHTAPGLNIPDMNLAVSLFLTYREENRAFQDLGMYAATSWTVTGLGTPEEVPGLVVTQGFLSTLEARPAMGRGFTREDEDPAHEQTVMLSDGYWQSRFGGDRAVLGRRIVLDGKAHEVIGVLAPSFQFLDRKVSMLAPLRFRRSEVQLISFCCQGIARMKPGITVEQANADVSRMLPMAARKFVVNPGFSSNAFAEARFAPRLRSLKEYLVGDLGSTLWVLMGTVGLVLVIACANVANLMLVRAEGRRPELAVRVALGAPRARIARELLLESVLLGVGGGVAGWGFAAAALRALLALEWVHVPRVQEIGMDPRVLLFTVCVSLVASVVFGLIPVFKYVRPEGVHDLRAGSRSVTGNRERQRTRSALVAVQVALALVLLVGSGLMIRTFQALLHVDPGFSGAEHLETVRVSIPGSLVESPERVARMEEEILRRMSEVGGVERVGAIDSLPLEGGSNDPVYAQDRPSQDGRIPVVRRFKYVSPGYFAAAGSRMIAGRDLTWAEVYQRAPVALVSENLARAFWSEPRAALGKRIRPTLKDDWREVIGVVADVHDDGIEQPAPTTAYWPLLSRNFESQAEFEVRSLTYVIRTTRAGTQALREEIQQAVSKVNASLPAADGKTLGSVYEQSLARSSLALLLLVIAGSMALLLGAVGLYAVISYSVSQRTKEIGIRLALGAVPRVVAGQFVRHGLRMAAFGALGGLAAALGLSRLMRSMLYAVSPADPVTYGVALVVLTLAAVAGSYLPARRAARVDPVKALRAE
- a CDS encoding M23 family metallopeptidase, producing the protein MRIVLFALLLPLAAEAATVGGLRLGSAASESSCAITRPAVRFTADSEQAFVQFVARGVRAGDRLRIEWVTPGGAVSSSVPYDTLPTTANLCFLSALPIGGFEPATQPGNWTVRVVLNDAVVQQSRFEVQGSATNLAARVVQVTDKELVIDATGATSDTSINIARYSPSGGWQYIAPLLAEHQEGNRITAPIPKLEAAEYLVILRNPDGSQSPPSRFVVSTGGGYAMPILANEHWRISQRPYGSYSHWGRSIHAYDIAPIDARFVTAMRGGIVSAHDLGFGQTPNLRIFGNYITIQHDDGEFSHYAHLKTGTFRVRSGQRVDAGEVLAEVGTSGYSFGRHVHVHVTKSASISSQSIPFRFEEKSAVLTKAITPGRPQVAKAPPARPRWSGEVGFSEWWTRILAVPRGAKALEVKLGWEDRGADFDLYVVSPSGQTYRPESEAVRIETPEPGPWRVSVQAVRGAGNSLSFWVEPSTR
- a CDS encoding cytochrome c maturation protein CcmE; its protein translation is MKTYAKFTLLVVAIVGTLAWLAASGINESKTYYKTISELKQLPGGEATKRVRVTGDVVPGSIKRDGERVHFQIVEKGQPQILNVVYTGKDPLPDTFRDNAQAMADGKLQADGSFQASSIAAKCPSKYEAAPGGKPAAQPLNGAKPPSMS
- a CDS encoding heme lyase CcmF/NrfE family subunit produces the protein METLGAFAILLAFCLAIYAFSASLVGSIRKKAFLVVSGERAVYAVWVLMSTAAGILVYSLMTSDFRLAYVAARSNRAMPLVYKFAAWWGGQEGSLLLWSWLLSTFSVMVLWTNRRKFRDMMPYVIAVLSFTQIFFCTLNAFIEPPFQVLAVGKGVQAVADGNGLNPLLQHPAMAIHPPMLYLGYVGFIVPFAFAFASLVTKQPGEAWIATTRRWSLITWAFQSTGILLGAGWAYAVLGWGGYWGWDPVENASLLPWITATAFLHSVMMQEKKGMMKVWNMVLISATFFLCIFGTFLTRSGVVSSVHAFAQSSLGSWFLGFLSIAVGVTTFMIIKRLDYLKSEAHLESVLSRESSFLFNNLILLASSFAVLWGTLFPVLTEAVMGEKITVGAPFFNKVNIPIGLFLLLLTGVGPLIAWRRSSFDSLKRAFRWPTVFFLVTVLGLVATGVHHIYALISFGLCAFVTVTIVMEFFKGSRAISIKNQMNLLRAMVELTHRNTRRYGGYLVHMGIVIMFIGFTGAAFNKDTTKEVKIGEHIQLGNYDLQVKQVLDGDNPNYSWQRAVIAVTKHGESLGELTPERRVYVSSQQPTSQVSIRRRLNEDLYLNFASMSQTDPTAAIIQVYIFPLVSCIWVGFYVLLFGTLICLVPSKVKYSYARTEVVGVYAKQAQPTK
- a CDS encoding cytochrome c-type biogenesis protein; translated protein: MQNKLNLRNKIVLGLALSAALVQGTVPLTNERVRRLGDQMQCKCGCYASITGCNMINCHFSDPVRTQLLKLIDEGKSDDAIIADMVAAYGKDILLKPPAEGFYLLSWLMPFVWISGGLGAIYLVLRSYLRKRPAAEGPGQIVVESADLARYRDRIDKDLSDLE
- a CDS encoding carboxypeptidase-like regulatory domain-containing protein is translated as MKSVLFFLTALPLLAAIDGTVVNKTTGQPQPGVTVSLTKLGQNGMEPAGSAKSGADGKFSIEAPAGSVHLLQATYQGVAYNMQLQPNAPTTGLQVQVFDALPKLSAIDMSQHMILVESDGKELVVNETVIFQNDSQTTWYDPKAGTLHFTAPPEAGKDVKARVIAPGGMPVERDPKPMGGKGEYAVDFPVKPGETRFDISYKMPIKEPMVLSGRILHDPGPVRLIVPKGITVEGDGLASLGNEPRSGAAIFDVKGNTYAVKISGAGTLRSSEPEPQASGTAPEATAQEEDGPRIQQIMPPGYEREWKWALGLILAILALSFAAQYMKSAPADSSGGKPKA
- the ccmA gene encoding heme ABC exporter ATP-binding protein CcmA → MKALAVEGVWKFYGDYAALREVSFDIEPGQCVALLGRNGAGKTTLIRILAGLSRPSRGVVKVFDTDFQNRTTRNRIGILGHGIAIYDELSAYENLRLFASLYGLEKPDAAANHWLERTGLDRVKDSLVREFSRGMRQRLAVARAFLHDPQMLLLDEPFTALDDRAIALLQNLLRDALKEGRTVLMSTHQLREALELATHVVLINRGKLAHRGLRTQEMLDDPGYLYRTYGEA
- a CDS encoding heme exporter protein CcmB produces the protein MLFLRQVFTIAAKDLRSELRTKEALNASLAFALVILLLFSFAFDANPEMMREISGGLLWLVFAFAGALILNRSFARELVNDCLDALISSPVPGAALFLGKVLANYVLLLGIEVVCLPIFGVFYNVRWAQQPLWLALVLVLATWGVCVVGTIFSALTVNLRLRELMLPMLVYPMLIPCLMAAMMLTTPLLAGQPIQGDMFAWLRLLVGFDIIFTSLAVVLIDTVLIG
- a CDS encoding cytochrome c biogenesis protein: MREKTLYGLGALAIALLTHNIWKMLVNLPDEAFQGAIFRIIFFHVPAAFTCFTCFLVSLIAGISYLKTRDLKWDALGVSTTEVGLAFGAANLLTGMIWARIIWGIWWTWDWRLTSMLICWLLYGGYLVLRRAIEEPTERARLSAVMSILSFSVVPFVFFSIKWFRTQHPQPVLYGDGKMDSGYRSMLYGNWVPILMVAFVLVAVRMMQERRQREVDALRRSAHAF